The following coding sequences lie in one Mustelus asterias chromosome 8, sMusAst1.hap1.1, whole genome shotgun sequence genomic window:
- the LOC144497843 gene encoding histone H2B 7-like, which translates to MPEGGTKVIAKKGAKKAASKSHHKGDKKRKRARRESYGIYVYKVLKQVHPDTGISSKAMSIMNSFVNDVFDRIACEASRLAHYSRRHTMSSREIQTAVRLLVPGELAKHAVSEGTKAVTKYTSSK; encoded by the coding sequence ATGCCGGAGGGCGGGACCAAGGTGATCGCCAAGAAAGGGGCCAAGAAGGCGGCATCCAAGTCACACCACAAGGGCGATAAGAAGCGCAAGCGGGCCCGCCGGGAGAGCTACGGGATCTACGTGTACAAGGTGCTGAAGCAGGTGCATCCggacaccggcatctcctccaaggccatgagcatcatgaactccTTCGTCAACGACGTCTTCGACCGAATCGCCTGCGAGGCCTCTCGCCTGGCCCACTACAGCCGGCGCCACACCATGTCGtcccgggagatccagaccgccgtGCGCCTGCTGGTGCCCGGCGAGCTGGCCAAGCACGCGGTCTCCGAGGGCACCAAGGCGGTcaccaagtacaccagctccaagtgA